From a region of the uncultured Desulfatiglans sp. genome:
- the cas4-cas gene encoding CRISPR-associated protein Cas4/endonuclease Cas1 fusion produces the protein MDDVPLVPARMLNEFVYCPRLGYMMWVQGEFVHSADTIDGVIKHRKVDMTGGKALPEPSEETIEIHSHSVSLSSNELHLTAKIDLVEGQGQTATPVDYKRGKRPHIAGGVYDPERIQLCAQALLLREHGYECEKGIIYFVSSKERVPVPIDRDLEDRTRQAIDGFIKTASEGKMPPPLEDSPKCPRCSLVGICLPDETTFLNRSEVEPRPIVTGIEGGLPLYIQTPRAYIRKRGEELIIEVEKEKVATTRLADTTQVVLFGGASLTTPALLECMRRDIPVTWLSYGGWFIGHTVGTGHKNVETRTVQYRSSFNRVCCLRLAKKLVAAKIANCRTLLKRNWKREPEKIEATLTAMRDDIRSAMRVDSIESLLGVEGNSASRYFGLFEGMLRLEEAKDFGFSFTKRNRRPPRDPVNAMLSFAYAMLVREWTVTLSAVGLDPYRGFYHQPRYGRPALSLDMMEPFRPLICDSTVITAINNGEVKKSDFIMAVGGCNLIDSARKKFIAAFERRMNHEITHPIFKYRLSYRRLLEVQARLLIRYLAGEIPSYPSVVTR, from the coding sequence ATGGATGATGTGCCTCTCGTGCCGGCCCGTATGCTGAATGAATTTGTTTACTGCCCGCGGCTGGGGTACATGATGTGGGTACAAGGGGAATTCGTCCACAGCGCGGATACCATCGATGGGGTGATCAAGCATCGAAAGGTGGATATGACCGGGGGGAAAGCATTACCCGAGCCATCTGAAGAAACTATAGAAATTCATTCGCATTCAGTGAGTCTCAGTTCCAATGAGTTGCATTTGACGGCAAAAATAGACTTAGTCGAAGGACAAGGCCAGACAGCCACGCCCGTCGATTATAAACGTGGAAAGCGGCCGCACATCGCTGGCGGAGTGTATGACCCCGAGCGAATCCAACTCTGCGCCCAAGCGCTCCTATTGCGGGAGCACGGGTACGAGTGCGAGAAGGGCATTATCTATTTCGTTTCTTCTAAGGAACGTGTTCCAGTCCCTATTGACCGAGACTTGGAAGATAGAACGCGACAAGCCATTGATGGGTTTATCAAAACGGCGAGTGAAGGAAAAATGCCCCCGCCCCTGGAAGACAGCCCGAAGTGCCCACGCTGTTCGCTTGTCGGTATCTGTCTTCCGGACGAGACGACATTCCTGAACAGATCAGAAGTAGAGCCACGACCTATCGTTACTGGGATCGAAGGCGGATTGCCGCTTTACATTCAAACCCCTCGCGCCTACATTCGTAAGAGGGGTGAAGAACTGATCATCGAAGTAGAAAAAGAGAAAGTGGCTACGACACGGCTTGCTGATACCACGCAAGTGGTTCTATTTGGCGGGGCATCCTTGACCACACCAGCGCTGCTTGAATGCATGCGGCGTGATATACCGGTCACTTGGTTGAGTTATGGAGGTTGGTTTATTGGTCACACAGTCGGAACGGGTCATAAAAACGTTGAAACGAGGACGGTTCAATACCGTTCCAGCTTCAATAGAGTTTGCTGTTTGAGGTTGGCCAAAAAACTGGTTGCAGCGAAAATCGCAAACTGCAGAACCCTTCTTAAACGAAATTGGAAACGCGAACCGGAAAAAATTGAAGCAACGTTAACCGCGATGCGTGACGACATCCGGAGTGCCATGAGGGTCGATTCGATCGAAAGCCTATTGGGTGTCGAAGGCAATTCGGCCAGCCGGTACTTCGGATTATTTGAAGGAATGCTCCGTCTTGAAGAAGCGAAAGACTTTGGATTTTCTTTCACCAAACGCAACCGCCGACCACCCCGTGACCCCGTCAATGCTATGCTCTCATTCGCATACGCAATGCTGGTAAGGGAGTGGACTGTAACTCTTTCGGCTGTAGGACTGGACCCATACAGGGGATTTTATCATCAGCCGCGCTATGGTCGTCCCGCACTTTCACTTGATATGATGGAACCTTTTAGACCTCTAATCTGTGATTCTACCGTAATTACAGCGATCAATAACGGTGAAGTGAAAAAGAGCGATTTCATAATGGCCGTGGGAGGTTGTAACCTTATAGATTCAGCCAGGAAAAAATTCATTGCGGCATTTGAAAGACGCATGAACCATGAAATCACTCATCCGATTTTCAAATACCGACTCAGCTATCGACGGTTGTTGGAAGTGCAGGCAAGGCTATTGATTCGGTACCTTGCCGGTGAGATTCCTTCTTATCCGAGCGTTGTGACGCGATGA
- a CDS encoding conserved hypothetical protein (Evidence 4 : Unknown function but conserved in other organisms), with the protein MPTLIIHFTAGRYHATPWGHHVNEGLVEWPPSPWRLLRAFLAVGYNTLAWQGDAPPLARSLIEKLASTLPTYRMPKATGAHSRHYMPLGFMEQGREKTTLVFDTWVRIGSGGLAVRWDVQLSLEEEALLSRIASHIGYIGRSESWVDAHLAKDGEPLPSGWICMPNTADGIPDGGWEEISLLAPQSPLEYLQSQAAALSKNPVNESSSSKPRSKTRKKAKRRDSAYPEHIIGCLQSQTSWLQEMGWNQPPGSKKVFYLRSDESLEAVAPLMTPRISSSPDVQSVLLAIATRSRNDHALPHVTRTMPQAERLHKAFIKQLQGRPNKALTGCDHNMLPLTEPHRHLHILPLDLDQDGHLDHVLLWAPMGLDETARSAVRAVRKTYAKGLPDPLQLSFAGMGPLDQILRLPGKYGEGLCAVSGGADGAMEWRSHTPFVPPRYIKKNGRNSLEGQVVAELASRGFPVPQEIGIYDPQKDEAARRMRHFIRARKSGPLPPVDCGFAVFLRFEKPVLGPLCLGYGSHFGLGLFVSGATAKKE; encoded by the coding sequence ATGCCCACGCTTATAATCCACTTTACCGCGGGAAGGTACCATGCAACCCCATGGGGTCATCACGTCAATGAAGGCCTTGTGGAATGGCCCCCATCGCCATGGAGACTGCTACGGGCGTTTCTTGCCGTGGGTTACAACACCTTGGCTTGGCAGGGGGATGCCCCGCCCTTAGCTCGATCGTTGATCGAAAAATTGGCGAGCACTTTACCTACATACAGGATGCCAAAAGCTACGGGTGCACACAGCAGGCATTACATGCCATTGGGTTTTATGGAGCAGGGAAGAGAGAAAACAACGCTTGTTTTCGATACATGGGTACGTATCGGTTCAGGAGGGTTGGCTGTTAGATGGGATGTACAGCTTTCCCTGGAAGAGGAGGCTCTATTATCCAGGATCGCGTCACATATCGGATACATAGGGCGATCAGAAAGCTGGGTGGATGCACATTTGGCCAAGGACGGTGAGCCCCTGCCATCAGGTTGGATTTGCATGCCGAATACTGCAGATGGGATTCCAGATGGTGGATGGGAGGAAATCTCATTATTGGCGCCGCAGTCCCCATTGGAGTACTTACAGTCTCAGGCAGCAGCTCTTTCCAAAAATCCTGTTAATGAATCATCATCAAGTAAGCCCCGGTCCAAAACCAGAAAAAAGGCGAAGAGGCGCGATTCTGCCTATCCGGAGCATATCATTGGGTGTCTCCAGTCACAAACGTCTTGGTTGCAGGAAATGGGCTGGAATCAACCGCCAGGCAGCAAAAAGGTGTTCTACCTTCGATCGGACGAAAGTTTGGAAGCTGTGGCACCGCTGATGACCCCTCGTATTTCTTCAAGCCCTGATGTTCAATCTGTGCTGCTAGCCATCGCTACCCGAAGTCGCAATGACCATGCGCTACCTCACGTCACGCGCACGATGCCTCAGGCGGAAAGGTTACACAAGGCTTTTATCAAGCAGCTTCAAGGACGACCGAATAAGGCCCTGACCGGCTGCGATCACAACATGCTTCCCCTTACAGAACCGCACCGGCATCTTCATATATTACCATTGGACCTGGACCAGGATGGGCATTTGGATCATGTCCTTCTTTGGGCACCGATGGGACTTGATGAAACAGCGCGATCGGCTGTCCGTGCAGTCAGGAAAACATATGCCAAGGGTTTACCTGACCCGCTTCAATTGTCTTTTGCTGGAATGGGCCCCTTGGATCAGATTCTTCGACTTCCAGGAAAGTATGGTGAAGGTCTTTGCGCGGTGTCGGGGGGAGCAGACGGTGCTATGGAGTGGAGAAGCCATACGCCATTTGTCCCGCCGCGATACATCAAAAAGAACGGGCGAAACAGCCTGGAGGGTCAAGTCGTTGCTGAATTGGCCTCACGAGGATTTCCCGTGCCGCAGGAAATCGGGATTTATGATCCGCAAAAAGACGAAGCTGCCCGTCGCATGCGGCATTTCATTCGCGCCAGAAAGAGTGGGCCTTTGCCGCCTGTCGATTGTGGCTTTGCAGTTTTTCTCAGGTTTGAGAAACCGGTTTTGGGGCCGCTTTGCCTAGGTTACGGAAGTCATTTCGGGCTTGGTCTTTTTGTGTCGGGAGCCACTGCAAAGAAGGAGTAG
- a CDS encoding CRISPR-associated protein produces the protein MITELNQLSDAQRLLFAIPLIPLQGRRFQPTGFPGLGAATYQTPEGTSLLVESAQSMANRLELTLWDETAQDIEADLKGLSHIRVIRQGKMLTDTILESHRLNSPYILEGKDKTFYDELRQELGAMEVGPVDRKRLAEVLLKYDIGSLLHGVFLAKKELAGGRLRVARALSAFIEAEGVRVVASGGVKNDHVNPSGDTKAGFGNVPFARDEFTAERITLYTNIDLAQIRGYGFTNDVTLLLILLSLYKLRTLLEGNLRLRTACDLTVANSTIKANMPDGFPLPQKAELKADLKDAIGRCIHLMTVKEVTFEGELKKSKDSENSEQDDSNLSDEG, from the coding sequence ATGATTACAGAACTGAACCAACTATCCGATGCACAGCGGCTGTTATTTGCTATTCCGCTTATTCCTTTGCAGGGTCGGCGTTTTCAGCCCACCGGATTTCCCGGACTAGGCGCCGCGACTTATCAGACCCCTGAGGGCACGTCTCTTCTTGTGGAAAGTGCTCAAAGCATGGCCAATCGGTTGGAACTCACGCTGTGGGATGAGACGGCACAGGACATCGAAGCAGATCTGAAAGGGCTTTCACATATTCGGGTTATACGCCAGGGAAAAATGCTGACCGATACAATCCTCGAATCACACCGACTCAATAGCCCGTATATTCTCGAAGGCAAGGACAAGACATTTTACGATGAACTGCGACAGGAACTGGGTGCCATGGAAGTCGGCCCGGTTGACCGAAAACGACTCGCAGAGGTATTGCTAAAATACGATATCGGATCTCTACTGCACGGAGTTTTTCTGGCCAAAAAGGAATTGGCTGGCGGACGTCTGCGCGTTGCGAGGGCCTTGTCAGCTTTCATAGAAGCTGAAGGCGTGCGTGTTGTAGCGTCTGGCGGTGTGAAAAATGATCATGTAAATCCATCAGGCGATACCAAGGCTGGTTTTGGTAACGTCCCATTTGCGCGTGATGAGTTTACGGCTGAACGAATAACTCTTTATACCAACATCGATCTTGCTCAGATTCGTGGATATGGATTTACCAATGACGTTACACTGTTATTGATCTTGCTTTCCCTTTATAAATTGCGCACGCTTTTGGAGGGCAATCTGCGATTGCGTACGGCTTGTGATCTGACGGTTGCCAATAGCACTATCAAGGCAAACATGCCAGATGGATTCCCCTTGCCCCAAAAAGCTGAACTCAAGGCCGATCTCAAAGACGCAATCGGCCGCTGTATCCATCTGATGACAGTAAAGGAGGTCACATTTGAGGGCGAATTGAAGAAAAGTAAGGATTCGGAGAACTCCGAGCAAGATGATTCAAATCTTTCCGATGAGGGATAG
- a CDS encoding conserved hypothetical protein (Evidence 4 : Unknown function but conserved in other organisms) produces the protein MNIHPLGGCSPVPLAYYLKALGILRIIAQQIDPQVRGWWDGERFALATSLSRDELIDFFLRDYKPTPFVSPWNRGSGFYKKNDPGLGPLQTSSSPRFAVYRRAIDEAWKQLDALSAADRAVRAIKGESKGRHLSRSQRIEFRASAEYKGRLSEAEREFKRLKAEFIPRLRLAWRGPHREWMDAAMVLDEGGTAKYPALLGTGGSDGRLDFTNNFMQRLGDLFDLSSAGGDPKASAREWFNGAIWGAPIAGCQIGKAVGQYLPGMAGGANSTNGPKGDSLLNPADFILMMEGTLLFSAHTTRRLGISETSRAAAPFAVNAYGAGFMSGSVADESARGEQWMPLWFQPVTFGELNRLFAEGRMQLGPKPAREPLDVARAVVRLGTARGIEAFERFGYIERNGQSNLAVPLGRFRVPDKIAPSLACIDDLDTWLQRLRRSARKNNASAGLRNMEQRLGEALFAVIQHPDEPLRWQTVLALMAETEGIMITGQGVEAGPAPDLRPEWVSAADDGSPEFRLALSFALQGWKYDKTRGMPTDLIRRHWVPIKGRGFNKSAVTDGKNAALGVGPGVVIRGRSGLEDAISLLKRRIIEGRQKGENRLPLEAAHRAAASPTDLAALLAGEVDLDRTVLLARALMALDSKKWAKSFLSLRTPPTRIQPDEGWIAIRLAMLPWALPDGSEIGLDPAILRRLESGDSTYAVEIAVRRLGAAGIRSTLRAAIVPPDTARRWAAAIAFPITKRTATEFVNLLDPNS, from the coding sequence ATGAATATTCACCCACTCGGGGGTTGCTCACCCGTACCACTTGCGTATTACCTCAAAGCCCTCGGCATTCTTCGCATCATCGCACAACAGATCGACCCGCAAGTTCGTGGGTGGTGGGACGGTGAGCGTTTCGCCTTAGCTACGTCGCTCAGCAGAGATGAATTGATCGATTTCTTCCTTAGGGATTATAAGCCGACCCCTTTTGTTTCACCATGGAACAGGGGATCGGGTTTTTATAAGAAAAATGACCCAGGGTTAGGCCCGCTCCAAACATCTTCTTCCCCCCGCTTTGCTGTTTACCGTCGCGCCATTGATGAGGCCTGGAAACAATTGGATGCGTTGTCTGCGGCTGACCGCGCTGTTCGGGCTATTAAAGGGGAGAGCAAAGGCAGGCATCTTTCGCGTAGCCAGCGAATCGAATTCAGGGCTTCAGCGGAATATAAAGGGCGGTTGAGCGAGGCTGAACGGGAATTCAAGCGGCTGAAGGCAGAGTTTATTCCAAGATTGCGACTGGCCTGGCGGGGTCCCCATCGGGAATGGATGGATGCAGCAATGGTGCTTGATGAAGGTGGTACCGCGAAATATCCGGCCCTGCTGGGAACGGGAGGGTCTGATGGGAGGCTCGATTTCACCAACAATTTTATGCAAAGACTTGGAGATCTTTTTGATCTTTCTTCGGCAGGTGGGGATCCAAAAGCAAGTGCCCGAGAATGGTTCAATGGGGCGATTTGGGGTGCACCAATAGCGGGGTGCCAAATCGGAAAGGCAGTGGGTCAATACCTGCCTGGGATGGCAGGCGGTGCGAACAGTACCAATGGTCCGAAAGGAGACTCGCTCCTCAATCCAGCAGATTTCATTTTGATGATGGAAGGAACTCTGCTTTTTTCCGCCCACACTACTCGCCGCCTGGGAATATCGGAAACATCTCGTGCAGCTGCACCCTTTGCAGTCAATGCCTATGGGGCGGGCTTTATGAGCGGCTCAGTCGCTGATGAAAGTGCCCGTGGGGAACAATGGATGCCACTCTGGTTTCAACCTGTAACCTTTGGTGAGCTGAATCGTCTTTTCGCGGAAGGACGTATGCAACTGGGGCCGAAACCTGCACGTGAGCCTTTGGATGTTGCCCGGGCAGTTGTACGACTCGGTACTGCCCGGGGTATCGAGGCATTCGAGCGTTTTGGCTACATCGAACGTAATGGGCAAAGTAATCTCGCTGTCCCCTTGGGCCGCTTTCGTGTTCCTGACAAAATCGCGCCCAGTCTTGCGTGTATTGATGATTTGGACACCTGGCTGCAGCGTCTTCGGCGAAGTGCCAGAAAAAACAACGCCTCAGCAGGCCTGAGGAATATGGAGCAACGATTGGGCGAAGCCCTTTTTGCAGTCATCCAACACCCCGATGAACCCCTTCGGTGGCAGACAGTTCTCGCGCTCATGGCTGAAACCGAAGGCATCATGATCACCGGCCAAGGGGTTGAGGCCGGCCCGGCACCTGATCTTCGCCCGGAATGGGTTTCTGCAGCAGACGACGGTTCGCCTGAATTCCGCTTGGCGCTCTCTTTCGCACTCCAAGGGTGGAAGTATGACAAAACCCGGGGTATGCCTACAGACCTCATACGCCGACATTGGGTGCCTATCAAAGGGAGAGGTTTCAACAAATCAGCCGTTACGGATGGTAAGAACGCCGCACTGGGCGTTGGTCCCGGGGTTGTTATTCGCGGGAGGAGTGGCCTCGAAGATGCAATCAGCCTTTTGAAGCGGCGTATCATTGAAGGACGTCAGAAAGGGGAAAACCGTTTACCCTTGGAAGCTGCGCATCGGGCAGCAGCATCGCCCACCGATCTTGCGGCGCTGCTTGCTGGAGAGGTTGACTTGGATCGGACTGTACTGCTTGCACGTGCCCTGATGGCGTTGGATAGTAAAAAGTGGGCAAAGTCCTTTCTGAGCTTGAGAACTCCTCCAACGCGTATTCAGCCCGACGAGGGTTGGATTGCCATTCGGCTGGCGATGCTGCCTTGGGCTTTACCTGATGGTTCAGAGATCGGGTTGGACCCTGCTATCTTGCGGCGTCTCGAAAGTGGAGATAGTACCTATGCAGTCGAGATTGCAGTGCGCCGATTAGGTGCAGCGGGTATTAGAAGTACATTGCGTGCTGCTATCGTGCCGCCTGATACAGCGCGACGGTGGGCTGCGGCTATTGCTTTTCCCATAACGAAAAGGACAGCAACCGAATTCGTCAACCTGCTTGATCCGAATTCCTGA
- a CDS encoding CRISPR-associated helicase Cas3 (fragment), producing MDQFNTFFKSVTSFSSPYAWQRELAADEYCANRLIQIPTGFGKTQGVLSAWLWHRVDRKNESWPRRLVWCLPMRVLVEQTEEVARRSIQRLGLLWDELEDHTGKVGVHLLMGGVDPGKWYLYPEHCSVLIGTQDMLISRAMNRGYGSPRARWPMEFGLLNQDCLWIMDEVQLMDVGFATSAQMQAFREGDTLSGGKYGPCYTWWMSATLQRGWLQKSPETVRLATSIAENRIDAEGRFGRLWDDVKKPLRLETVDKAKTIAELTVKTHYESGNGAFGPTLVVVNTVDRAVDIFEAVLKDRGLNRAVTDVRLVHSRFRAAERSSWRDDFLNRATSAPGTDRIVIATQVVEAGVDLSAGVLITELAPWPSLIQRFGRCARWGGKGNVIVLDLEHKNDKAAAPYSLEEIDTARNALSHFDDVSPLSLEVFEEIHPEILPRLYPYEPKHLLLRHEIDELFDTSPDLSGADIDISRFIRSTEERDLQVFWVDISAQSLPLTEIRPSREGLCAVPFLKARDWLCGKESASTRAPRLKKDMRAWVWDWLEGRWKLVERRDLYPGQTVLVDAHCGGYDPVKGWSQTATDTVPVVSPVLAESSEMADARQDDETLSTLIWQTIAFHGRETGNLARAISVKLVPDLAELFDLAGRWHDVGKSHPAFQGSIRLKDQRPNREDIAKAPSTAWQRVNLYKMESGERRPGFRHELSGTLALLSVLARHAPDHPALLGPWREFLSLSGFGLDEHHIPDLPPSTVEREVIELDAHSFNLLAYLVCAHHGKVRSVWHSCPADQDSGDMRPRIHGICDGDQLPPIMLYTANQTISELSHSNMMLATAAAGLNPRTGQSWTERVLALLKVYGPFKLAWLEAILRAADQRVSAGSVRDPLLDEEVEL from the coding sequence CTGGCCACGACGCCTCGTATGGTGTCTTCCAATGAGGGTACTGGTTGAGCAAACTGAGGAAGTAGCTCGTAGGTCGATTCAGAGGTTGGGATTGTTGTGGGATGAACTGGAGGATCATACTGGCAAGGTGGGTGTCCACCTGCTTATGGGTGGGGTGGATCCTGGCAAATGGTATCTTTATCCGGAGCATTGTTCGGTTTTGATTGGCACACAGGATATGTTGATCTCCCGCGCAATGAACAGGGGCTATGGATCACCGCGCGCACGCTGGCCGATGGAATTCGGATTATTGAACCAGGACTGCCTTTGGATAATGGATGAAGTGCAGTTAATGGATGTAGGCTTTGCCACTTCGGCGCAAATGCAGGCATTTCGTGAAGGAGATACTCTATCGGGCGGGAAATACGGACCCTGTTACACTTGGTGGATGAGTGCAACTCTTCAGCGGGGATGGCTTCAAAAAAGTCCTGAAACGGTTCGTTTGGCTACTTCGATCGCTGAAAACCGCATTGATGCCGAAGGGCGCTTCGGACGTCTTTGGGATGACGTCAAGAAACCTCTTAGACTCGAAACAGTCGACAAAGCAAAAACGATCGCTGAATTAACGGTGAAGACACATTATGAATCAGGAAACGGTGCTTTCGGGCCAACGCTAGTGGTGGTCAATACAGTCGATCGGGCTGTAGACATCTTTGAAGCTGTCCTCAAAGACCGGGGTCTGAATAGAGCCGTCACGGATGTTCGTCTGGTGCACAGCCGCTTTCGTGCTGCTGAGAGATCCTCATGGCGTGACGATTTTCTGAACCGCGCCACTTCTGCTCCAGGTACAGACCGGATCGTTATTGCCACCCAGGTCGTGGAAGCAGGCGTTGACCTTTCGGCTGGTGTACTCATTACTGAATTGGCACCGTGGCCAAGCTTGATACAGCGATTCGGGCGGTGCGCACGATGGGGAGGGAAGGGCAATGTCATTGTTTTAGATTTAGAGCATAAGAACGATAAAGCCGCAGCACCGTACTCTCTAGAAGAAATCGACACAGCACGCAACGCGCTGTCACATTTTGACGATGTTTCGCCTTTATCTCTCGAGGTATTTGAGGAAATTCACCCAGAGATTTTGCCGCGCCTTTACCCTTACGAGCCTAAACACCTCCTCCTTAGACATGAAATCGATGAACTTTTCGATACATCCCCGGATCTTTCTGGCGCTGATATCGATATCAGTCGATTTATCCGGTCGACCGAAGAACGTGACCTGCAGGTTTTCTGGGTTGACATTTCTGCTCAGTCTCTACCTTTGACGGAAATACGGCCTTCGCGAGAAGGGCTCTGTGCCGTACCATTTTTGAAGGCGCGCGATTGGCTGTGCGGAAAGGAGAGCGCCAGTACCAGGGCGCCAAGGCTTAAGAAAGACATGCGCGCATGGGTATGGGACTGGCTCGAAGGTCGATGGAAGCTTGTTGAGCGCCGGGATCTGTATCCTGGACAAACGGTTCTTGTGGATGCTCATTGCGGCGGCTATGATCCGGTCAAAGGATGGTCTCAGACTGCAACAGATACTGTTCCAGTGGTTTCTCCCGTGCTGGCGGAGAGTTCTGAAATGGCCGATGCTAGGCAGGACGATGAAACGCTCAGCACCTTGATATGGCAGACCATAGCATTTCATGGGCGGGAGACTGGAAACCTGGCTCGTGCGATCTCTGTGAAGCTTGTCCCCGATCTGGCGGAGCTTTTCGACCTAGCTGGGCGTTGGCATGACGTCGGTAAATCACACCCAGCCTTTCAAGGCTCCATCCGGCTCAAAGATCAGCGTCCTAATCGCGAAGATATTGCCAAGGCTCCGTCAACAGCTTGGCAACGCGTAAATCTTTATAAGATGGAGAGCGGTGAGCGGCGCCCAGGGTTTCGCCACGAACTTTCGGGGACGTTGGCCCTTTTGTCAGTTCTGGCACGCCATGCGCCCGATCACCCAGCACTATTGGGTCCTTGGCGCGAATTTCTTTCGCTCTCGGGATTTGGACTGGATGAACACCATATCCCTGATTTGCCACCATCAACAGTTGAAAGAGAAGTCATTGAGCTTGATGCGCATTCATTTAACCTCCTCGCTTATCTCGTCTGTGCACACCATGGGAAGGTCCGTTCTGTGTGGCATAGTTGTCCTGCCGATCAAGATTCGGGTGATATGCGGCCACGCATTCATGGTATATGCGATGGTGACCAGCTACCTCCAATAATGCTCTACACTGCGAACCAAACTATTAGCGAACTCTCGCACAGCAATATGATGCTTGCCACTGCGGCTGCCGGGTTGAACCCTCGTACCGGGCAGAGTTGGACAGAACGTGTCCTGGCTCTCTTAAAGGTCTATGGACCATTTAAGCTGGCTTGGCTTGAGGCCATCTTGAGGGCTGCCGATCAACGTGTTTCGGCTGGTAGCGTACGTGATCCGCTTTTGGATGAGGAGGTCGAATTATGA